One genomic window of Gavia stellata isolate bGavSte3 chromosome 7, bGavSte3.hap2, whole genome shotgun sequence includes the following:
- the ARHGAP1 gene encoding rho GTPase-activating protein 1 isoform X2 gives MATDPLSELQDDLNLDDANQSLSQLKLASIDDKSWPADEAPAFPKSEDSKGSPEPVTHLQWDDPYYDIARHHIVEVADQGALDGAQPGDDKYGRKVILFSACRMPPSHQLDHVKLLGYLKFTLDQYVESDYTLVYLHHGLTSENKPSLSWLRDAYREFDRKYKKNIKALYIVHPTMFIKTLLILFKPLISFKFGRKIFYVNFLSELEEYVKLEQLGIPSQVLKYDEYLRSLQKPSQVPQKPTPPRPPLPNQQFGVSLQHLREKSPDQSAVPLVVRDTIAHLQEHALATEGIFRRSANTQVVREVQQKYNMGVPVDFQQYEDVHLPAVILKTFLRELPEPLLTFGLYSHVVSFQSVEEVNRVDVVRKTLQTLPEENYQVLRLLTAFLVQVSAHSDRNKMTNTNLAVVFGPNLLWAKDVAITLKAINPINTFTKFLLDHQKELFEDVEA, from the exons ATGGCTACAGACCCACTCTCGGAGCTTCAGGATGACCTGAACTTGGATGATGCCAACCAGTCCCTCAGCCAGCTCAAACTGGCCTCCATAGATGATAAGAGCTGGCCGGCAGATGAAGCCCCTGCTTTTCCCAAATCAG AGGACTCCAAAGGCTCCCCTGAGCCCGTCACTCACCTGCAGTGGGATGATCCGTACTATGATATCGCCAGGCACCACATTGTGGAAGTAGCAG ACCAGGGTGCACTTGATGGGGCCCAACCAG GTGATGACAAATATGGaaggaaagtaattttgttcAGTGCCTGCCGGATGCCCCCAAGTCATCAACTTGATCACGTGAAACTGCTGGG GTACCTGAAATTCACACTGGACCAGTATGTGGAGAGTGATTACACACTGGTGTACCTGCACCATGGCCTGACCAGTGAGAACAAGCCATCCCTGAGCTGGCTGCGGGATGCCTACAGGGAATTTGATCGCAA GTACAAGAAGAACATCAAAGCCTTGTATATTGTGCACCCAACCATGTTCATCAAGACCCTGCTGATTCTCTTCAAGCCTCTGATCAG ctttaagTTTGGACGAAAGATTTTTTATGTGAACTTCCTTAGTGAGCTGGAGGAGTATGTGAAGCTGGAACAGTTGGGGATCCCAAGCCAAGTGCTGAA ATACGATGAATATCTGAGATCCCTGCAGAAACCTTCACAAGTGCCCCAGAAGCCAACACCCCCGCGCCCACCGCTGCCAAACCAGCAGTTTGGAGTCTCGCTCCAGCA TCTCAGGGAGAAGAGCCCTGATCAGTCTGCTGTTCCACTGGTGGTCAGAGACACCATTGCTCATTTGCAGGAGCATG CTCTTGCTACAGAGGGGATTTTCCGGAGATCAGCAAATACACAGGTTGTCAGGGAGGTCCAGCAAAAATACAACATGG GTGTACCTGTAGATTTCCAGCAGTATGAAGATGTCCACCTCCCTGCTGTGATTCTCAAGACCTTCTTGAGGGAGCTACCTGAGCCCCTCCTCACGTTTGGCCTCTACAGCCATGTTGTCAGCTTCCAGA GTGTGGAGGAGGTGAATCGTGTGGACGTTGTTCGCAAAACACTCCAGACTCTGCCAGAAGAAAACTACCAAGTGCTCCGTTTACTGACAGCCTTTCTGGTGCAG GTCTCTGCTCACAGTGACAGAAACAAGATGACAAACACCAACCTGGCAGTTGTGTTTGGCCCAAATCTGCTGTGGGCCAAAGATGTAGCCATCACCCTAAAAGCCATCAACCCCATCAATACCTTTACCAAGTTCCTGCTGGACCACCAGAAGGAGCTCTTTGAGGATGTGGAGGCCTGA
- the ARHGAP1 gene encoding rho GTPase-activating protein 1 isoform X1, whose translation MATDPLSELQDDLNLDDANQSLSQLKLASIDDKSWPADEAPAFPKSEDSKGSPEPVTHLQWDDPYYDIARHHIVEVAGDDKYGRKVILFSACRMPPSHQLDHVKLLGYLKFTLDQYVESDYTLVYLHHGLTSENKPSLSWLRDAYREFDRKYKKNIKALYIVHPTMFIKTLLILFKPLISFKFGRKIFYVNFLSELEEYVKLEQLGIPSQVLKYDEYLRSLQKPSQVPQKPTPPRPPLPNQQFGVSLQHLREKSPDQSAVPLVVRDTIAHLQEHALATEGIFRRSANTQVVREVQQKYNMGVPVDFQQYEDVHLPAVILKTFLRELPEPLLTFGLYSHVVSFQSVEEVNRVDVVRKTLQTLPEENYQVLRLLTAFLVQVSAHSDRNKMTNTNLAVVFGPNLLWAKDVAITLKAINPINTFTKFLLDHQKELFEDVEA comes from the exons ATGGCTACAGACCCACTCTCGGAGCTTCAGGATGACCTGAACTTGGATGATGCCAACCAGTCCCTCAGCCAGCTCAAACTGGCCTCCATAGATGATAAGAGCTGGCCGGCAGATGAAGCCCCTGCTTTTCCCAAATCAG AGGACTCCAAAGGCTCCCCTGAGCCCGTCACTCACCTGCAGTGGGATGATCCGTACTATGATATCGCCAGGCACCACATTGTGGAAGTAGCAG GTGATGACAAATATGGaaggaaagtaattttgttcAGTGCCTGCCGGATGCCCCCAAGTCATCAACTTGATCACGTGAAACTGCTGGG GTACCTGAAATTCACACTGGACCAGTATGTGGAGAGTGATTACACACTGGTGTACCTGCACCATGGCCTGACCAGTGAGAACAAGCCATCCCTGAGCTGGCTGCGGGATGCCTACAGGGAATTTGATCGCAA GTACAAGAAGAACATCAAAGCCTTGTATATTGTGCACCCAACCATGTTCATCAAGACCCTGCTGATTCTCTTCAAGCCTCTGATCAG ctttaagTTTGGACGAAAGATTTTTTATGTGAACTTCCTTAGTGAGCTGGAGGAGTATGTGAAGCTGGAACAGTTGGGGATCCCAAGCCAAGTGCTGAA ATACGATGAATATCTGAGATCCCTGCAGAAACCTTCACAAGTGCCCCAGAAGCCAACACCCCCGCGCCCACCGCTGCCAAACCAGCAGTTTGGAGTCTCGCTCCAGCA TCTCAGGGAGAAGAGCCCTGATCAGTCTGCTGTTCCACTGGTGGTCAGAGACACCATTGCTCATTTGCAGGAGCATG CTCTTGCTACAGAGGGGATTTTCCGGAGATCAGCAAATACACAGGTTGTCAGGGAGGTCCAGCAAAAATACAACATGG GTGTACCTGTAGATTTCCAGCAGTATGAAGATGTCCACCTCCCTGCTGTGATTCTCAAGACCTTCTTGAGGGAGCTACCTGAGCCCCTCCTCACGTTTGGCCTCTACAGCCATGTTGTCAGCTTCCAGA GTGTGGAGGAGGTGAATCGTGTGGACGTTGTTCGCAAAACACTCCAGACTCTGCCAGAAGAAAACTACCAAGTGCTCCGTTTACTGACAGCCTTTCTGGTGCAG GTCTCTGCTCACAGTGACAGAAACAAGATGACAAACACCAACCTGGCAGTTGTGTTTGGCCCAAATCTGCTGTGGGCCAAAGATGTAGCCATCACCCTAAAAGCCATCAACCCCATCAATACCTTTACCAAGTTCCTGCTGGACCACCAGAAGGAGCTCTTTGAGGATGTGGAGGCCTGA
- the ZNF408 gene encoding zinc finger protein 408 translates to MERPGPAPARGLGPGPAEPPGAACPALRSLPPGLALGPSLSRARGTGVCLVQRSPKEAEANVALGWAGGRLQLRARRPIAAGAELLYWPEEARGAAAEERRPDGGEGIAAPREGDGASPGGTAAEPLAGDPDVSKVAADETTVLDVPAEVTRLATKHFHRLQEQESTPSNHEPWQAKVLRTENQHLETISTIKANGRCKEELDEGVDPGSAAEKVEMGHKEAWPGDLDLLSPTSRVRLSARLVGKPSKVHALASQLQKCLQDCGGRTAGLESQQPSPSEGESVETCEKESKASKDSKLAPPEHGGKGPLEGPEGQEEYMELVEGRSGSPGPPPKALSQKEMVKRRYRCGECGKAFLQLCHLKKHRFVHAGHKPFLCTECGKSYSSEESFKAHVLAHRGVRPFQCPQCDKAYRTKRDLQEHRVLHTGQRPFSCEQCGKAFARRPSLRIHRKIHLATGTGPAGPKGCQCAICGRHLANPGSLRNHMRLHTGERPYACPHCGKDFRQQSNLREHLRLHTGEKPYKCRFCGDAFPKLPELRRHLISHTGEAHLCTVCGKALRDPHTLRAHERLHTGERPFRCEQCGKSYTLATKLRRHQKSHLADKPYKCELCGMGYSLPQSLARHVLTHKVGKDPEELAAGVASLAVDLPQVARKRTQRKGHQEEVAAEPTLLMVEVPGPANEAELLIAASGHCIATYQSQGSPPDPQAHGRHAGHLPSPKDVIEITISEHEDKCIIVQDEGSPSDVVIIQEGVGFGAVAEVVEVETGT, encoded by the exons ATGGagcgccccggcccggccccggcccgcggccTCGGGCCGGGTCCCGCGGAGCCGCCCGGCGCCGCCTGCCCGGCGCTGCGGAGCCTGCCGCCCGGGCTGGCGCTGGGGCCGTCGCTGTCCCGGGCGCGGGGCACGGGCGTGTG CCTGGTGCAGCGGAGCCCGAAGGAGGCGGAGGCCAACGTGGCGCTGGGCTGGGCGGGCGGCCGGCTGCAGCTGCGGGCGCGGCGGCCCATcgcggcgggcgcggagctGCTCTACTGGCCCGAGGAggcccgcggggccgcggcggagGAGCGGCGGCCGGACGGAGGCGAGGGGATAGCGGCGCCGCGGGAG ggggacggggCCTCTCCCGGCGGGACGGCGGCGGAGCCCCTGGCAG GGGATCCCGATGTCTCGAAGGTAGCAGCTGATGAAACCACAGTCCTTGACGTCCCTGCTGAGGTTACCAGACTGGCCACCAAACATTTCCACAGGCTGCAAGAACAAGAGAGCACACCTTCCAACCATGAGCCATGGCAAGCCAAGGTGCTGAGGACTGAGAATCAGCACCTCGAGACCATCTCAACCATTAAGGCCAATGGCAGGTGCAAGGAAGAATTGGATGAGGGTGTGGATCCCGgatctgcagcagaaaaagtgGAGATGGGGCATAAAGAGGCATGGCCAGGAGACCTGGATCTGTTGTCACCCACAAGCAGGGTTCGACTCAGTGCTCGCTTGGTTGGCAAGCCATCCAAGGTGCATGCTCTGGCCAGCCAGCTCCAGAAGTGCCTGCAGGACTGCGGTGGCAGGACAGCTGGGCTGGAATCCCAGCAGCCCAGTCCTTCTGAAGGAGAGAGTGTAGAGACTTGCGAGAAAGAGAGCAAAGCTTCCAAAGACTCCAAGCTGGCACCCCCAGAGCATGGGGGAAAGGGCCCACTGGAGGGGCCTGAGGGGCAGGAGGAGTATATGGAGCTGGTGGAGGGTCGTTCTGGCAGCCCAGGCCCCCCACCAAAAGCTCTGTCCCAAAAGGAGATGGTCAAGCGCAGGTACCGCTGCGGGGAGTGTGGCAAAgccttcctgcagctctgccacctCAAGAAGCACCGCTTTGTCCATGCTGGCCACAAGCCCTTCCTGTGCACAGAGTGTGGGAAGAGCTATAGTTCGGAGGAGAGCTTCAAGGCCCACGTGTTGGCCCACCGGGGTGTGCGGCCTTTCCAGTGCCCCCAGTGCGACAAGGCTTACCGCACCAAGCGAGACTTGCAGGAGCACCGGGTCCTGCACACTGGCCAGCGCCCCTTCTCCTGCGAGCAGTGTGGCAAGGCCTTTGCACGCCGGCCCTCTCTCCGCATTCACAGGAAGATCCACCTGGCCACTGGGACTGGCCCAGCTGGTCCCAAGGGATGCCAGTGTGCCATATGTGGACGTCACCTGGCCAACCCCGGCTCCTTGCGCAACCACATGCGCCTGCACACGGGAGAGCGCCCTTACGCCTGTCCCCACTGCGGCAAGGACTTCCGACAGCAGAGCAACCTGCGTGAGCACCTCCGGCTGCACACGGGCGAGAAGCCCTACAAGTGCCGCTTCTGCGGCGACGCCTTCCCCAAGCTGCCAGAGCTGCGGCGCCATCTCATCTCCCACACGGGTGAGGCCCACCTGTGCACCGTCTGCGGCAAGGCACTGCGGGATCCCCACACGCTGCGTGCCCACGAGCGCTTGCACACAGGCGAGCGCCCTTTCCGCTGCGAGCAGTGCGGCAAGTCCTATACCCTGGCCACAAAGCTGCGGCGCCACCAAAAATCCCACCTAGCTGACAAGCCCTACAAATGCGAGCTCTGTGGCATGGGCTACAGCCTTCCCCAGAGCCTCGCGCGCCACGTGCTCACCCACAAGGTGGGAAAGGACCCTGAGGAACTCGCCGCTGGAGTGGCCTCGCTTGCTGTGGACCTACCCCAGGTAGCAAGGAAAAGGACTCAGAGGAAGGGCCACCAGGAGGAGGTTGCGGCAGAACCCACCTTGCTCATGGTGGAGGTGCCAGGGCCAGCAAACGAGGCTGAGCTGCTGATCGCAGCCAGTGGTCACTGCATTGCTACTTACCAGTCTCAAGGGAGCCCCCCAGATCCTCAGGCACACGGGAGGCACGCTGGGCATTTGCCATCACCAAAGGACGTCATTGAAATCACCATCTCCGAGCATGAGGACAAATGCATTATAGTCCAGGACGAGGGCTCACCAAGTGATGTGGTCATCATCCAGGAGGGGGTGGGCTTCGGAGCAGTGGCAGAAGTGGTGGAAGTCGAGACTGGGACCTGA